The genomic stretch CTTCAAACCCTCAATAACATGTCCTGTAAATATTTTTATAGGCGCACAGATGTCAGAAACAGCCGCCTTTGAACCTTTATCAAGAATATCCTTAGTTGTTGGTCCTGTATCCACAACCTCAAACCCGAGCTCTTTAAAAAATGTATCCCATAAAGGAAAGTAGTAGTAATACAAAAGTGAATGTGGAATAGCAATTTTCATGCTATTTAAAATCTCCTTCTTTCCCATTTTACCTTCCCTTACTATTATAGCACAATTAAAAGATTATAGTATTCTAAAAAAAGGGGCAGCTTTTTCAAAAATAAACAAAACTGCCCCTTCATCTTTTACTAATCCTTCGGTCGCATTGTTGGGAAAAGTAACACATCTCTGATTGAATACGAATCTGTTAGAAGCATAACCAGCCTGTCAATTCCTATTCCAAGCCCGCCTGTCGGTGGCATACCGTACTCAAGCGCTTCTATAAAGTCCTCATCCATCATGTGGGCTTCTTGATTACCTCTCTGTCTTTCCTTGAGCTGCTCTAAAAATCTCTCTTTCTGATCAAACGGGTCGTTGAGCTCTGAAAATGCATTTGCAATTTCCCTACAAGTAATAAAAAGCTCAAACCTCTCAGTAAACTGAGGATTGTCTTTCTTACGCTTTGCAAGTGGTGAAACCTCAACCGGATAGTCCATTATGAACGTGGGCTGAACCAGAAAATCTTCAACTTTCTTTTCAAATATTTCATTTATGATATGACCTATCTGCCAGTTTTCCTCAACCTCAATCCCAAGGTCCTTTGCAATTTTTCTTGCTTCATCCAAAGAAGTAACATTTTCAAAGTCTACGCCAACATACTTGTTGATTGCTTCAACCATGGTAAGCCTTTGCCATGGCGGTGTCAGGTCAATTTCCTGCCCTTGATATGTTATTTTTAATGTACCTAAAACCTCTTGTGCAACCGTTGTGATAAGCTTTTCTGTTAAATCCATCATGTCCTTATAGTCAGCATACGCCTGGTAAATCTCAATGGTTGTAAATTCAGGGTTGTGTTTTATTGAAATACCTTCATTTCTAAACACTCGACCAAGCTCATATACCTTATCAAACCCACCAACTATAAGTCTTTTTAAGTGGAGCTCTGTTGCAATTCTCAAGTAAAGGTCAATGTCCAAAGCATTGTGATGGGTAATAAAAGGTCTTGCAGCAGCACCACCTGCAACAGGACTCAAAACAGGAGTTTCAACCTCCAAAAATCCCCTGTCATCTAAAAACTTGCGTATTGAACGGATTATTAAACTTCTTTTGATAAAAGTATCCCGAACCTGAGGATTTACAATCAGGTCAAGATACCTTTTTCTATATCTTGTATCAACATCCTTGAGCCCATGCCACTTTTCAGGAAGTGGTCGCAAACACTTGGTGAGCATCTCAATCTCTTTCGCCTTTACCGAAATTTCGCCCTTGTGAGTCTTGAAAACCTCTCCCTTTACCCCTATTATATCTCCAATATCATAATATTCTTTGAACTCCTCGTACTTTTCTTCTCCAACTTCATCAATTTTTATATATATCTGGATTTTACCTTTTGTATCTAAAATATCCACAAACGAAGCCTTACCATGACCTCTTTTTGAAAGCATTCTTCCTGCAACACAGACAAACTTGCCTTCAAATACTTCAAAGTTCTCTTTAATATCAGTAGAATAATGTGTCGGGTCATATTTTACCTTTTCATATGGATTGTATTTATTCTGCTGAAGTTCTTTTAGCTTTTTTATTCTGTTTTGTATCTGCTCGTTTAGCTCTTCCTGAGTAAACTCAAAATCCTGCATCCCCATTCACCATCTCCGTCTTTTTATTTTGATATCTCAAGTATCTTATATCTGAACTTCCCTGCAGGTACACTCACCTCAACAACATCTCCAACTTTCTTGCCCATTAAAGCTTTTCCAACAGGTGACTCATCAGAAATCTTAAAATTTAAAGGGTCTGCTTCCTTTGATCCAACTATTGAATATTCAAATATATCCCCAGTATCTAAATTCTGAATTTTTACGTTTGTACCAATTCCAACAAAATCAGTTGAAACTTCATCTTTATCAATAATCTTAGCATTATTGATGAGTTGTTCTAAATACGCAATTCTTTCTTCTAAAGCTGCTTGTTCGGCCTTTGCCTCATCATACTCGGAGTTCTCTGAAAGGTCTCCAAACGAACGTGCAACCTTTATCTTTTCTGCAACCTCTTTTCTTTTTACTGTCTTTAAATTTTCAAGTTCTTTTAAGTATTTTTCATATGCTTCACGAGAAAGTTGATATTTTGCTGTATCCATTTCTCTTGCCATTTTTTCCTCCCCTTTTTCAAAAAGAAAATAATAATTTTTATGATTAATTTTAATTCAAACCACTTCAATTTATGCTTGTACATTTTAACTTTTGTCAATTATAAATCAAAGATGTGCTTCATGTCAAGTGAAGAAAAAGAAAAGCCGCAAGAACAGTTCTTTGATGAAAACCATCTGCGGCCAAATTTATCATATAGTTTAAAACTTTCTTTCTCAAAAGCAAACGTAAAAAGAAGTTCCAAAAAGGTCTATATATTCAAAAATGGCTGTACAAGCAAAATCAATGTTAAAATTATTTATGAACACAACTGTCACCCATGCAATTACATTAAATAGTTTTGAATTCACATACTCACCCATGATTTCTTTGTCGTTTGTAAGCTTGAGCATGTAAATGAGAATTATTGGAAGTAAAATTCCATTTATCTCCTGAGCAACTATCATTAGTTTTATCAAAGGTATATTTGGAAGCAAAATTATTCCTGCCCCTATGACAATAAAAAGAAGTATTATTCCATAAAATACAGGTGCTTCTTTGAACTTCTTGTCAAGTCCATTTTCAAAACCAAATGCCTCAGTTATAGCATATGCCGTTGAAAGTGGCAGAATATGTGCACCTAAAAGTGATGCACCAAAAAGCCCTATCGCAAAAAGGCTTGATGCATACTTCCCTGCAAACGGCTCCAAGGCTTTTGCCGCATCTTCTGCTGTTTCAATGTTAATGCCATGTTTGTAAAGTGTAGCTGCTGTTGCAACAACTATGAAAAACGCAATAAAGTCTGTCCAGAAGGCTCCCAAAAAGACATCCCATCGCTGGTACTTAAGGTTCTTAACATCAACCCCTTTATCCACAACAGAGGACTGCAAGTAAAACTGCATCCATGGCGTTATCGTGGTACCTATCATAGCAATAAATATCAATACAAAACTGGGCTCAAAACTAAATGAAGGTACAAATGTGTTTTTGAACACCTCTTTCCAGTCTGGTTTAGCTAAAAATCCTGAAATTATATAGCTGATATAAATTACCATAAGACCTAAAAAGAACTTTTCAGTTTTTTTATATGACCCTTTGTTAATAATATACCAAACAAAAATAGCAGTAAGAGGAACAGAGATATATTTTGATATACCAAATATTTCAAGGCTTGCTGCAATTCCTGCAAACTCTCCAACTGTTGTTGTAAAGTTGGCAATCAAAAGGGTCACCATTGCAAAAAATGTCATTTTCACACCAAAGTTTTCCCTGATAAGGTCAGAAAGTCCCTTGCCAGTTACAACACCCATTCGTGCTGCCATTTCTTGAATTACTGCCAAGCTTATAGTTATCAGAAAAAGTCCCCACAGCATCTTGTAACCAAACATGGAACCTACCATTGCATATGTTGCAATACCCGATGCATCATTGTCAGCTGTTGCAGTCACAAGTCCTGGCCCAATTACACTTAAAATTAAAAGAATATTTCTTAGTCTGGTGCTTCTCGTTGTCTGTGCCATCTTTTCATCACCTCTTTAGTATCAACCTATTATCTACAGCAGCAGTTTTCTTTTCATCTTTAACAGTTCGTATACAATGTCGTTTATAATGACAACTCCTATAAGTTTTTTGCTCTCATTCACAACAGGCACAGCAAGAAGACTATATTTTGAAATAATCTCAACAAGAGAATTAACATTATCAGTATCCTTTACACAAACCACATCCCTGTTCATTATCTCATAAAGCGGTGTTTGAGGCTCAGAGATTACCAAGTCGCGCAAAGATACAACTCCGCAAAGCCTTTCATCATTG from Caldicellulosiruptor kronotskyensis 2002 encodes the following:
- the lysS gene encoding lysine--tRNA ligase, which produces MGMQDFEFTQEELNEQIQNRIKKLKELQQNKYNPYEKVKYDPTHYSTDIKENFEVFEGKFVCVAGRMLSKRGHGKASFVDILDTKGKIQIYIKIDEVGEEKYEEFKEYYDIGDIIGVKGEVFKTHKGEISVKAKEIEMLTKCLRPLPEKWHGLKDVDTRYRKRYLDLIVNPQVRDTFIKRSLIIRSIRKFLDDRGFLEVETPVLSPVAGGAAARPFITHHNALDIDLYLRIATELHLKRLIVGGFDKVYELGRVFRNEGISIKHNPEFTTIEIYQAYADYKDMMDLTEKLITTVAQEVLGTLKITYQGQEIDLTPPWQRLTMVEAINKYVGVDFENVTSLDEARKIAKDLGIEVEENWQIGHIINEIFEKKVEDFLVQPTFIMDYPVEVSPLAKRKKDNPQFTERFELFITCREIANAFSELNDPFDQKERFLEQLKERQRGNQEAHMMDEDFIEALEYGMPPTGGLGIGIDRLVMLLTDSYSIRDVLLFPTMRPKD
- the greA gene encoding transcription elongation factor GreA; the encoded protein is MDTAKYQLSREAYEKYLKELENLKTVKRKEVAEKIKVARSFGDLSENSEYDEAKAEQAALEERIAYLEQLINNAKIIDKDEVSTDFVGIGTNVKIQNLDTGDIFEYSIVGSKEADPLNFKISDESPVGKALMGKKVGDVVEVSVPAGKFRYKILEISK